CGACATCGCCCTGGGCGTGGGCGGCGTGCCGCGCGGACGCATCATCGAAATCTTCGGGCCGGAGTCCTCCGGCAAGACGACGCTGTGCCTCCACATCGTCGCGGAAGCGCAGAAGAAGGGCGGCGTGTGCGGCTACATCGACGCGGAGCACGCGATGGACGTGGGCTACGCGCGCAAGCTGGGCGTGCGCACCGACGACCTGCTCCTGTCCCAGCCGGACACCGGTGAGCAGGGCCTCGAAATCGCGGAGATGCTCGTGCGCTCCGGCGCCATCGACGTGCTGGTGGTGGACTCGGTGGCCGCGCTCGTGCCGAAGGCGGAGCTCGAGGGCGAGATGGGCGATGCGCACATGGGCGTGCAGGCCCGCCTCATGAGCCAGGCGCTCCGCAAGCTCACGGGCACCATCTCCAAGAGCCAGACGTGCGTCATCTTCATCAACCAGATCCGCATGAAGATTGGCGTGATGTTCGGCAACCCGGAGACCACCACGGGCGGCAACGCGCTGAAGTTCTACGCGTCGCAGCGCATGGACATCCGCCGCGTGGGCGCCATCAAGAACGGCGAGAACGTGGTGGGCAGCCGCACCCGCGTGAAGGTCGTGAAGAACAAGGTGGCGCCGCCGTTCAAGGAAGTCGAATTCGACATCATGTACGGCGCGGGCATCTCGAAGGAGGGTGACCTCATCGACCTGGCCTCCAACGAGAACATCATCGAGAAGAGCGGCAGCTGGTTCTCCTTCAAGGGAGAGCGCATCGGCCAGGGCCGGGAGAACGCGAAGGAGTACCTGCGCGAGCACCCGGAGACCTACAAGGAGGTCGAGAGCCTGGTGCTGGAGAAGTACGGCATCGGCAAGACGGCCGGTGCGGCGGCCCCCGCCGCAGAGCCCAGCGAGCCGGCGGAAGGCGAGAAGCGCCCGCGCGTGAAGGCCGTGAAGTAGCCCGCGAAGCGTTTCGTGGAATGGACCGCCGCGCACCTCCGGGGGGAGCGGCGCGGCGGGTGAAGCGAGAAGAGGGGCCGGTCTCCAGCGATGGGGCCGGCCCCTTTTTCTTCACCGTGAGAGGGATTGGGCGCGTGACGCGCACCGTCATCACCGGCCTGTCGCCGGGATGTTTCGTGTGGAGGGAGGAGCGACTCTAGACTTCGCGGACCGGGAGCCCCTTCACCCCTGCTTCCCGCTGGAGTCCATCGCCTTGTTCAACCCCTTCAAACGCCGCACGTTCCTGCAAGCCGTGGTTGCTGTCGCGGCGACGACGACCTTTGGATGCTCCGACGACGACTCGACGGACGCGTCGGATGGCTCGCCCTACTTCCCGCAGTCGCTGGCGTCGGGGGATCCGCGTCCGGACAGCGTGGTGTTGTGGGTGCGCGTGGAGGACAAGGACCGCGCCGGGGACAACCTGCCCTTGCGGCTGGAGGTCTCCCCGACGGAGGACTTCAAGACGCTGGTGCTGGACAAGAAGGACCTGTCGGCGCTGGCGGAGCATGACCACGCGGTGAAGGTGAAGGTCACCGGGCTGTCCGCGCGCACGACGTACTACTACCGCTTCTCCTACGAGAAGGACGGCCAGAAGCACACCACGCGCACCGGGCGCACGCGCACCGCGCCCGCGGCGGGGGATGACGTGCCGGTGAAGTTCGTCTTCGCCAGCTGCCAGGACTTCATTGGCCGCTACTACAACGCCTGGCAGCGGCTGTTGCAGCTGGACGCGGACCTGGACTTCGTCGTGTTCCTGGGCGACTACGTCTACGAGACGACGGGCGACACGTCCTTCCAGTCCGGCGACGGCGGCCGGGCCGTGCGCTTCAGCGCGCCAGAGGAAGCGCTGCCGCAGGGCACGGGCCTCACCGCGTTCCTGGCGGCGAACTCGCTGTCCAACTACCGCGACCTCTACAAGACGACCCGCACGGACCGGCAGCTGCAGGGCGTGCACGAGCGCTACCCGTTCATCATCGTCTGGGACGACCACGAGTTCTCCGACGACTGCTGGCAGGACGTGGCCACGTACGAGGACGGCAAGCGGGACGAGACGCAGCTCACCCGCAAGCTCAACGCGGAGCAGGCCTTCCTCGAGTACATCCCGCTGGACACGGTGCAGTCCGGCGCGGGTGCCATCGACGTGGCCAGCGAGCCGCGCTTCCCCCACTCGCGCATCTACCGTGACTTCGAGTACGGCAAGCACCTGAAGCTGCTGGTGACGGACTACCGCAGCTACCGGCCGGACCACCTCATCCCGGAGGACGCCTATCCGGGCGGCGTGGTGCTGGACGAGACGCTGCTGGGCGCGGCGCTCCAGGACCAGCCGGACGCGGTGAAGCAGACGTTCCAGACGGACACGTTCGCGTACGTGAACATCGACGACGCGGCGTACGCGAACCAGAAGCAGGTGCTCCAGGGCGTGTACCTGAGCCAGGCGAAGGCGGCGGGCCTGACGGACGCGGAGGCCGCGCAGAAGGCCGGCCAGTGGGTGGCCGGTCCGGTGGCGCTCTACTACGTGAACCAGGTGCTGGCGGCGGTGAACAAGGGCCTGGTGATTCCGCCCGCGGGCAAGCCCCGGGGCCTGGCGTACGCGCACATGGGCAAGGCGGCGCTCTTCAACATCCAGGGCTCGCGCTACGTGGTGGTGAAGGACACCTTCGACCTGTTCGCGGCGGTGAAGTTCAAGATGACCGCCGGCAAGAGCGAGGACGTGTTCGGCCCGGCCCAGGAGGAGTGGTTCAACCAGACGCTCACCACGGCGCAGAACACCTGGAAGATGGTGGTGAGCTCCACGTCGCTGTCGGCGCTCATCTGGGACTTCCGGCAGCAGGCGGACATCAGCGACCCGACGCTGCGCCAGCGCTTCTACTTCAGCGTGGACCAGTGGGACGGCTTCCCCACGAAGAAGAAGGTGATGCTCAACGCGCTCAAGGCGGGCGTGACGAACACGCTGTTCATCTCCGGGGACATCCACGCGTCGTTCGCGTCGGTGGAGGAGGGCGTGCCCACGCTGACGGCGCCGGCCATCACCTCCGGCTCCATCAAGAGCCTGGCCAGCCTGGCGCTGATTGGCGCGGGCTACGCCACGGGCGCGCCGGT
This DNA window, taken from Corallococcus coralloides DSM 2259, encodes the following:
- the recA gene encoding recombinase RecA, which encodes MAVNQEKEKAIELALAAVERQFGKGSIMRLGNDEPMMKDVQAISTGSTSLDIALGVGGVPRGRIIEIFGPESSGKTTLCLHIVAEAQKKGGVCGYIDAEHAMDVGYARKLGVRTDDLLLSQPDTGEQGLEIAEMLVRSGAIDVLVVDSVAALVPKAELEGEMGDAHMGVQARLMSQALRKLTGTISKSQTCVIFINQIRMKIGVMFGNPETTTGGNALKFYASQRMDIRRVGAIKNGENVVGSRTRVKVVKNKVAPPFKEVEFDIMYGAGISKEGDLIDLASNENIIEKSGSWFSFKGERIGQGRENAKEYLREHPETYKEVESLVLEKYGIGKTAGAAAPAAEPSEPAEGEKRPRVKAVK
- a CDS encoding alkaline phosphatase D family protein, which encodes MFRVEGGATLDFADREPLHPCFPLESIALFNPFKRRTFLQAVVAVAATTTFGCSDDDSTDASDGSPYFPQSLASGDPRPDSVVLWVRVEDKDRAGDNLPLRLEVSPTEDFKTLVLDKKDLSALAEHDHAVKVKVTGLSARTTYYYRFSYEKDGQKHTTRTGRTRTAPAAGDDVPVKFVFASCQDFIGRYYNAWQRLLQLDADLDFVVFLGDYVYETTGDTSFQSGDGGRAVRFSAPEEALPQGTGLTAFLAANSLSNYRDLYKTTRTDRQLQGVHERYPFIIVWDDHEFSDDCWQDVATYEDGKRDETQLTRKLNAEQAFLEYIPLDTVQSGAGAIDVASEPRFPHSRIYRDFEYGKHLKLLVTDYRSYRPDHLIPEDAYPGGVVLDETLLGAALQDQPDAVKQTFQTDTFAYVNIDDAAYANQKQVLQGVYLSQAKAAGLTDAEAAQKAGQWVAGPVALYYVNQVLAAVNKGLVIPPAGKPRGLAYAHMGKAALFNIQGSRYVVVKDTFDLFAAVKFKMTAGKSEDVFGPAQEEWFNQTLTTAQNTWKMVVSSTSLSALIWDFRQQADISDPTLRQRFYFSVDQWDGFPTKKKVMLNALKAGVTNTLFISGDIHASFASVEEGVPTLTAPAITSGSIKSLASLALIGAGYATGAPVYQHAVVEMEKTLQASNPGLRFADADSHGFVLMEVKADETLATFHLIPAGEVAKDYSKRADSELEAKFTAKTFRVKNSDIQPA